A genomic window from Candidatus Bathyarchaeota archaeon includes:
- a CDS encoding ferrous iron transport protein A produces MQIPLTELKNGEKGIIVSTVFKSPDAPMCQHRARKGWKKKASIELCIKRLTDLGLTPGTEVTVVKSAPFKGPLEIYVRGSRLAIGRGMASRILMEVKR; encoded by the coding sequence ATGCAGATACCATTAACTGAATTAAAAAACGGCGAGAAAGGAATCATAGTTTCTACTGTCTTCAAGTCCCCGGATGCTCCAATGTGCCAGCATCGTGCCCGAAAAGGTTGGAAAAAGAAAGCATCAATTGAGTTGTGCATTAAAAGGCTGACTGATTTAGGTTTAACTCCAGGCACAGAAGTGACTGTTGTTAAGTCTGCCCCCTTCAAGGGTCCATTAGAAATTTATGTCAGGGGATCCCGCCTAGCGATTGGCAGAGGAATGGCAAGTCGAATACTAATGGAAGTGAAACGATGA
- the afpA gene encoding archaeoflavoprotein AfpA, translated as MSDGQETKRKRVTWGITGSGDRINEVIEVMKQLREDYKDDVRITVYTSKAGEQVTKFYGLFKDIKDSFEKVRTEVNANVPTLAVQLQSDKIEFLIIAPVTSNTIAKLANGIADTLLTNSAIMALKTFVPVYLLPCDLKEGTTVTQLPDGSEMKLQVRTEEAEQTKKLGEMKGVFILEKPEDIKKVFQDHFKPQG; from the coding sequence ATGTCTGATGGACAAGAAACAAAGAGAAAACGAGTAACTTGGGGTATCACGGGTAGTGGTGATAGAATAAATGAAGTAATTGAAGTCATGAAACAGCTTCGAGAAGACTACAAAGACGACGTAAGAATAACAGTTTATACCTCTAAAGCAGGGGAGCAAGTAACAAAATTTTATGGCTTATTCAAAGACATCAAAGACAGTTTCGAAAAAGTCAGAACCGAAGTAAACGCTAACGTTCCGACTCTAGCTGTTCAGCTCCAAAGCGACAAAATTGAGTTTTTAATAATTGCACCAGTTACTTCAAATACAATTGCAAAACTTGCAAACGGAATCGCAGACACATTACTAACGAACTCTGCAATAATGGCGTTGAAAACTTTCGTTCCAGTTTACCTGTTACCATGTGACCTTAAAGAAGGAACAACAGTCACCCAACTTCCAGACGGCAGTGAAATGAAACTACAAGTAAGAACAGAAGAAGCAGAGCAAACCAAAAAACTAGGGGAAATGAAAGGCGTTTTCATACTTGAAAAACCCGAAGACATAAAAAAAGTATTTCAAGACCACTTCAAACCACAAGGATAA
- a CDS encoding YkgJ family cysteine cluster protein codes for MEYYFPESARFVCEKCGRCCGDTEDTIRHVLLLKSEAEKISKETSQEIREFAHEVNGFEPYIYEIKKTETEGKCLFLEYNRCTIYEIRPIICRFYPFELKNLGKDKYSFLFTTKCKGIGQGPNLKKDFFEGLFMLVTKVMDEDAKIA; via the coding sequence ATGGAATATTATTTTCCTGAAAGCGCCCGTTTTGTTTGTGAAAAATGTGGTCGTTGTTGTGGGGATACAGAGGACACAATTAGGCATGTTCTTTTATTGAAAAGTGAAGCTGAAAAAATATCAAAAGAAACATCACAAGAAATTCGGGAATTTGCTCACGAAGTTAATGGGTTTGAACCCTATATTTATGAGATAAAAAAAACTGAAACAGAAGGGAAATGTCTTTTTTTAGAATACAACAGATGTACAATATATGAGATTAGGCCAATAATTTGCAGGTTTTATCCCTTTGAATTAAAGAACCTTGGAAAAGACAAATACTCGTTTTTGTTCACAACAAAATGTAAAGGCATTGGACAAGGTCCTAATTTGAAAAAAGACTTTTTTGAAGGTCTCTTCATGCTAGTCACCAAAGTAATGGATGAAGACGCAAAAATAGCTTAA
- a CDS encoding creatininase family protein: protein MCADSRDKIWFDELNMPQAEKAAKDGKVVIIPCGSIEEHGNHLPLNTDSLQAEYIAVEVAKKTGSLLAPPLRYGLCNSTRNFPGTVTISFDSLRSIMTDILDDFVRIGFKRLLVLTGHAGSSHMTAIKLAAKVVVNKHMTGKNRPRIMVCSDYDFAFDLKDKSIDDRDSHAGTIETSRVMAIRPDLVTGKGIKNFPELPRFEITPNPQKYFPSGVMGDPTIATTEIGQKINDYVIEQISELVEKLKR, encoded by the coding sequence ATGTGTGCTGATTCAAGGGATAAGATTTGGTTTGACGAGTTAAATATGCCTCAAGCTGAAAAGGCAGCTAAAGACGGGAAGGTTGTCATTATTCCATGTGGAAGCATAGAAGAGCATGGTAATCATTTGCCTTTGAATACAGACAGTCTTCAAGCAGAATATATAGCAGTAGAGGTTGCCAAAAAAACTGGAAGTTTGCTTGCGCCGCCTTTGAGGTATGGTTTGTGTAATTCTACTCGCAATTTTCCGGGTACAGTAACAATTAGTTTTGATTCTTTAAGAAGTATAATGACAGATATTTTGGATGATTTTGTTCGAATTGGCTTCAAACGGTTGTTGGTTCTCACCGGTCATGCAGGCAGTTCTCACATGACTGCTATTAAGCTAGCAGCAAAAGTAGTGGTAAACAAGCATATGACAGGAAAAAACCGTCCCCGAATCATGGTTTGTTCAGATTACGATTTTGCGTTTGACCTAAAAGATAAAAGCATAGATGACCGTGACTCCCATGCTGGAACAATAGAAACCTCACGAGTTATGGCTATACGACCAGATTTGGTTACTGGAAAAGGAATAAAAAACTTTCCAGAACTGCCCCGGTTTGAGATTACTCCAAATCCACAAAAGTACTTCCCTAGCGGAGTAATGGGTGACCCAACCATAGCAACAACTGAGATAGGGCAAAAAATTAACGATTACGTGATTGAGCAAATCTCAGAGTTAGTAGAAAAACTGAAAAGATGA
- a CDS encoding metal-dependent transcriptional regulator, translating to MNSKEIEVTNQAEEYLEAIYRLENKTGFARTMDLSRELGVVPGSITNTVENLERKQLVVHEPYKGVKLTPSGRKIASSILRRHRLAERLLTDFLQIDWSEVHDPACKLEHALTPEILKPLEKALGHPKTCPHGNPIPTDCGGIYEGKTVALTDLRTNTRGVIVKITEEKPEILKELARLNLTPEEEVKIVNKMDENGLLEIWVRNQSCSIEQSLASIIFVEKLET from the coding sequence ATGAACAGCAAAGAAATCGAAGTAACAAATCAAGCCGAAGAATACCTAGAGGCAATTTACCGCTTGGAAAACAAAACAGGATTTGCACGAACAATGGATCTTTCTCGAGAGTTGGGGGTGGTTCCGGGTTCGATTACAAACACGGTGGAGAATCTAGAGCGGAAGCAACTGGTTGTTCATGAACCATATAAAGGAGTGAAATTAACCCCAAGTGGACGCAAAATTGCATCCAGCATATTGAGGCGACATCGCCTCGCAGAACGATTGCTTACTGACTTCTTACAAATAGATTGGAGCGAAGTCCATGACCCCGCATGTAAGCTTGAACATGCCCTTACCCCCGAAATCCTTAAGCCTCTAGAGAAAGCTTTAGGTCACCCTAAAACGTGCCCTCACGGAAATCCCATACCTACAGACTGCGGAGGAATCTATGAAGGAAAAACAGTTGCATTGACTGACCTACGCACTAATACAAGGGGTGTTATTGTAAAAATTACTGAAGAAAAGCCTGAAATTCTCAAGGAACTTGCTAGGCTTAATCTTACTCCTGAAGAGGAAGTAAAAATTGTAAACAAAATGGATGAAAATGGTCTTTTAGAAATATGGGTTAGAAATCAAAGCTGTTCAATCGAGCAAAGTTTAGCATCGATAATTTTTGTTGAAAAATTGGAGACGTGA
- a CDS encoding flavodoxin family protein, which produces MIIGICGSPRKAATEHVLTEALNMLESKGFKTELFTVRNKNIGFCIHCDYCLKQKECIKKDDMTTVYSLLKKANGIIFATPVYNGAVSAQIKAVMDRTRALLASDKNSLKNKIGMAIAVGGDRSGGQEPAMQQIHTFYILNGIVPISGGFFGANLGASLWSKDTLNGVKEDSEGFRGLKKTVKKFADALNTQMSEKDV; this is translated from the coding sequence ATGATTATCGGCATATGTGGAAGCCCAAGAAAAGCTGCAACTGAACACGTTTTAACTGAAGCTCTTAACATGCTTGAGAGCAAAGGTTTCAAAACTGAGTTGTTTACAGTAAGAAATAAAAATATTGGATTTTGCATTCACTGTGATTATTGCCTCAAACAAAAAGAGTGCATAAAAAAAGATGACATGACCACAGTTTACAGTTTATTGAAAAAGGCAAATGGAATTATCTTTGCTACTCCAGTTTATAATGGGGCGGTTAGTGCCCAAATAAAAGCTGTTATGGATCGAACTCGAGCATTACTTGCCTCAGACAAAAACAGCTTAAAAAATAAAATAGGCATGGCTATTGCAGTGGGAGGTGACCGAAGTGGAGGACAAGAACCTGCAATGCAGCAAATTCACACATTTTACATTTTAAATGGAATTGTACCAATAAGTGGAGGATTTTTTGGCGCAAATCTTGGAGCTAGTTTATGGTCAAAAGACACCTTAAATGGTGTAAAAGAAGATTCTGAAGGCTTTCGTGGTTTGAAAAAAACTGTAAAAAAGTTTGCTGATGCATTAAATACGCAAATGAGTGAAAAAGATGTCTGA
- a CDS encoding cation transporter, whose amino-acid sequence MEKKQVAVLAVFCGVAIFAIKLVAYFLSNSVALLSDALESIVNIVSSALMLFSVCVSERAPDRDHKYGHEKVEDISSLLQGFLILIAAALIIYAAAGRLFESIELLQLDFAIGVSIFATVLNGLLSLLLIRTAKSCGSTALEGSAKHLFSDVISTAGVWIGLVVAQLTGWNFLDSVLAFIVSALVVRVGLKLIFKSSNRLMDQSCTDEENKIIEVLDRHAYHFIDFHNLKTRRHGNQVFAELHLSVDGSLSVQEAHDLTDHLADEIKEEQPNVKMTIHVEPPKNK is encoded by the coding sequence ATGGAAAAGAAACAAGTTGCAGTTCTAGCCGTATTCTGTGGCGTGGCAATCTTTGCTATAAAGCTGGTTGCATATTTTCTTTCTAATTCTGTTGCGTTACTTTCAGATGCCTTGGAATCAATCGTTAATATTGTTTCTTCAGCGTTGATGCTTTTTTCTGTATGTGTTTCAGAACGTGCCCCCGACCGTGACCATAAGTATGGGCACGAAAAAGTTGAAGACATATCCAGTCTCTTACAAGGTTTTCTAATTCTTATCGCTGCAGCTCTAATTATTTACGCTGCCGCTGGGCGTCTCTTTGAATCAATTGAATTGTTACAGCTTGATTTTGCCATTGGGGTCTCGATATTTGCTACTGTTTTGAATGGTCTATTGTCTTTATTGTTGATTCGAACAGCAAAAAGCTGTGGCTCAACCGCCCTTGAAGGGAGCGCAAAACATCTGTTCTCAGATGTAATTTCAACTGCAGGTGTCTGGATTGGCTTGGTTGTTGCTCAGTTAACTGGTTGGAACTTTTTGGATTCAGTCTTAGCCTTTATTGTATCAGCGTTAGTTGTCCGGGTCGGATTAAAACTAATTTTTAAATCCTCGAACCGCTTAATGGATCAATCCTGCACTGATGAAGAAAACAAAATTATTGAAGTTCTTGATCGTCATGCTTACCATTTTATAGATTTTCATAACTTAAAAACTCGCAGACATGGGAACCAAGTCTTTGCGGAATTGCATCTTTCTGTTGACGGTTCCTTAAGTGTTCAAGAAGCCCACGACCTGACTGACCACCTTGCAGACGAGATAAAAGAGGAACAACCTAACGTGAAGATGACAATTCATGTTGAGCCTCCAAAAAATAAGTAA
- a CDS encoding DJ-1/PfpI family protein: MIKALVFLATGFEEIEAVTIVDILRRGNIAVTTAGITPNPIEGAHKLKIIPDKYVEEIFAQEFDAIICPGGAPGYKNLRIDSRVIHIIKNAYNQNKLVAAICAAPAVLSDAGILENKKCTIYPGMENELIKGKGKPKPDNVVVDGRIVTSKGPATALEFALKLVEMLSGKHVADSVAKQVLANYK, encoded by the coding sequence TTGATCAAAGCATTAGTTTTTTTAGCAACTGGATTTGAAGAAATCGAAGCAGTTACAATCGTTGACATTTTAAGAAGAGGCAACATAGCAGTAACTACAGCGGGAATAACACCTAACCCCATAGAGGGAGCGCACAAATTGAAAATCATTCCCGACAAATATGTCGAGGAAATCTTTGCCCAAGAATTTGATGCAATAATATGTCCGGGTGGCGCTCCAGGATACAAAAACCTTAGAATAGACTCTCGAGTAATCCATATAATCAAAAACGCATACAACCAAAACAAGTTAGTTGCTGCGATTTGTGCTGCACCCGCGGTTCTTTCTGATGCAGGAATCTTAGAAAATAAAAAATGCACAATATATCCAGGAATGGAAAATGAACTCATCAAAGGTAAAGGTAAGCCAAAACCAGACAATGTAGTGGTTGATGGCAGAATAGTAACAAGCAAAGGACCCGCAACAGCTCTTGAGTTTGCTCTTAAACTGGTAGAAATGTTGTCTGGAAAACATGTTGCTGATTCTGTTGCTAAACAAGTTCTAGCAAACTATAAATAA